A window of Corallococcus macrosporus DSM 14697 contains these coding sequences:
- a CDS encoding FIST signal transduction protein, with amino-acid sequence MRIQIGKSSSPDCEAAAREAVTDALRGADAPTFALVLCTDQYDARGLASALRREIGDLPWAGCCAAGVFAGTELLLQGMVVALFQGLDVRVGTGIGGPVSQDPRAAGRDAVARAVGKLPPKPPGRRRALLLFPDALSGNPTEVVRGAQQEAGSSVVWAGGGAGGDLRHPTTAEFVEGQAYRDQAVVIAIDTQEPMGVGIQHGWYPYGPPTQVTKARDSTAIELDYERAFEVYRRTAASRGDALDEQGFARFAMTHPLGIPQANGEFVIRDPISIGPDGSVRCVAEIPDGSLVRVMEGARVDLMNAAASAATLARKGTAGAPGGAVVFDCFSRYPILGEEIRDELSRIQGALGETTPLVGCLTLGEVGAMGGGVPQFHNKTVVVLALPG; translated from the coding sequence ATGCGGATCCAGATTGGAAAGAGCAGCTCACCCGATTGTGAGGCTGCCGCCCGGGAGGCAGTCACGGACGCCCTGCGAGGAGCAGACGCGCCCACCTTCGCCCTGGTCCTCTGCACGGACCAGTATGACGCGAGGGGCCTGGCGTCGGCGCTCCGGCGGGAAATCGGGGACCTCCCCTGGGCTGGCTGCTGCGCGGCGGGGGTCTTCGCGGGCACCGAGCTGCTGCTCCAGGGAATGGTGGTCGCGCTCTTCCAGGGCCTGGACGTGCGGGTGGGGACAGGAATCGGTGGGCCCGTCAGCCAGGACCCCAGAGCGGCCGGGCGCGACGCGGTGGCACGCGCCGTCGGGAAGCTGCCACCCAAGCCGCCCGGGCGTCGCCGGGCGCTCCTCCTCTTCCCGGACGCGCTGAGCGGGAACCCAACGGAGGTCGTGCGCGGGGCGCAGCAGGAGGCGGGGTCGAGCGTCGTCTGGGCGGGCGGCGGAGCGGGAGGCGACCTCCGGCACCCCACGACGGCGGAGTTCGTGGAGGGGCAGGCGTACCGGGACCAGGCGGTGGTGATTGCCATTGATACCCAGGAGCCGATGGGCGTCGGGATTCAGCACGGCTGGTATCCCTACGGTCCACCGACCCAGGTCACGAAGGCCCGCGACTCGACCGCCATCGAGCTCGACTACGAGCGCGCGTTCGAGGTCTACCGGCGCACGGCCGCGAGCCGCGGCGACGCGCTGGACGAACAGGGCTTCGCCCGCTTCGCGATGACCCACCCGCTGGGGATTCCCCAGGCCAACGGAGAGTTCGTGATTCGCGACCCCATCTCCATCGGCCCCGACGGCTCGGTCCGCTGCGTCGCGGAGATTCCCGATGGCTCACTGGTCCGGGTGATGGAGGGCGCGCGCGTGGACCTGATGAACGCGGCAGCGAGCGCCGCCACCCTGGCTCGGAAGGGGACCGCTGGCGCGCCAGGCGGCGCGGTCGTGTTCGATTGTTTCTCGCGCTACCCCATCCTGGGCGAGGAGATCCGGGACGAGCTTTCACGCATCCAGGGGGCGCTCGGGGAGACCACTCCGCTCGTGGGCTGTCTGACCCTGGGCGAGGTGGGGGCCATGGGGGGGGGCGTTCCGCAGTTCCACAACAAGACGGTGGTGGTGCTCGCCCTTCCGGGGTGA
- a CDS encoding FHA domain-containing protein: protein MFQPTPRDARAHDGSWPVLLWEPTSPRTRVGAARPPLGSTESRTVVLELRPRLRPADAEVTVGSGAECDIVLAESTVSRLHARFRREPHTGLWSVTDLESERGTYQDGVLILPGRPAPLLCRSRLTLGNVALVFLQKYAFEQALSASSRASPVSLTRRR from the coding sequence GTGTTCCAGCCAACCCCCCGCGACGCGCGGGCCCATGACGGAAGCTGGCCCGTGCTGCTGTGGGAGCCCACGTCCCCGCGGACGCGGGTTGGCGCGGCGCGTCCACCTCTTGGGAGCACGGAGTCGCGGACCGTGGTGCTGGAGCTGCGCCCGCGGCTTCGTCCGGCGGACGCCGAGGTGACGGTGGGAAGTGGTGCCGAGTGCGACATCGTCCTGGCCGAGTCCACGGTGTCCCGCCTGCACGCACGCTTCCGTCGGGAGCCGCACACCGGGCTGTGGAGCGTGACGGACCTGGAGAGCGAGCGAGGGACGTACCAGGACGGCGTGCTGATACTCCCGGGCCGGCCCGCGCCGCTGCTGTGCCGCTCCCGGCTCACGCTGGGGAACGTGGCGCTGGTGTTCCTCCAGAAGTACGCCTTCGAGCAGGCCTTGAGCGCGTCCTCGCGGGCGTCCCCGGTGAGCTTGACCCGCCGGAGGTGA
- a CDS encoding dipeptidase has protein sequence MNRRLMNLLTAVPVTAALVAPPVLACTSMLVSKGATADGATFVTYAADAHELYGELYYTPARRHAPGAMRDIFEWDTGKFLGRIPQPAATYSVVGNMNEHQLSIGESTFGGREELAGPAGIIDYGSLIYIALERAKTAREAIQVMTTLVGVHGYASSGESFSIADPKEAWLLEMIGKGKGEKGAVWVARKLPDGYLSAHANQARIGTFPLNDKQTTLYSPDVISFARAKGWFKGADKDFNFAETYNPIDFGGQRFSEARVWSIFRRAAPSLKLGAEYADGSTPKKRLPLWVKPDKKLSVQDTMALMRDHFGGTPLDMTKDVGAGPYAVPYRWRPMTWEVDGKQYVHERAISTQQTGFSFVAQMRDWLPAPIGGVLWFGVDDTFTTVYTPMYAGIRQVPRNFAQGVASRGEFSWDSSFWVFNWVSNQAYARWSDMVVDVQREQGALEGQFLADQADIEKRAQEQFKRSPEEARQYLTDYSLQQGEKVHTRWRKLGETLLVKYIDGNVRDEQGKVNHPKYPDAWYRRIVQENGKVLQMPAKPAAAPAPAAPAQKPAPKPTVAPAP, from the coding sequence ATGAACCGACGCCTCATGAACCTGCTGACCGCGGTGCCCGTCACGGCCGCGCTGGTTGCTCCGCCCGTGCTCGCCTGCACCAGCATGCTGGTCTCCAAGGGCGCCACGGCGGATGGCGCCACCTTCGTCACCTACGCCGCGGACGCGCACGAGCTGTACGGCGAGCTGTACTACACGCCCGCGCGCCGCCACGCGCCCGGCGCCATGCGCGACATCTTCGAGTGGGACACCGGCAAGTTCCTGGGCCGCATCCCCCAGCCCGCCGCGACATATTCGGTGGTGGGCAACATGAACGAGCACCAGCTCTCCATCGGTGAGTCCACGTTCGGCGGCCGCGAGGAGCTGGCGGGCCCCGCGGGCATCATCGACTACGGCTCGCTCATCTACATCGCGCTGGAGCGCGCGAAGACGGCGCGCGAGGCCATCCAGGTCATGACGACCCTGGTCGGCGTGCACGGCTATGCGTCCAGCGGCGAGTCGTTCTCCATCGCCGACCCGAAGGAGGCCTGGCTGCTGGAGATGATTGGCAAGGGCAAGGGCGAGAAGGGCGCGGTGTGGGTGGCCCGCAAGCTGCCCGACGGCTACCTCTCCGCGCACGCCAACCAGGCGCGCATCGGCACCTTCCCGCTCAACGACAAGCAGACGACGCTCTACTCCCCGGACGTCATCTCCTTTGCCCGGGCGAAGGGCTGGTTCAAGGGCGCGGACAAGGACTTCAACTTCGCGGAGACGTACAACCCCATCGACTTCGGCGGGCAGCGCTTCTCCGAGGCGCGCGTGTGGAGCATCTTCCGCCGCGCGGCCCCGTCGCTGAAGCTGGGCGCGGAGTACGCGGATGGCTCCACGCCGAAGAAGCGGCTGCCGCTGTGGGTGAAGCCGGACAAGAAGCTGTCCGTGCAGGACACCATGGCGCTGATGCGGGACCACTTCGGGGGCACCCCGCTGGACATGACCAAGGACGTGGGCGCGGGGCCCTACGCGGTGCCGTACCGCTGGCGGCCCATGACGTGGGAGGTGGACGGCAAGCAGTACGTCCACGAGCGCGCCATCTCCACGCAGCAGACGGGCTTCTCCTTCGTCGCGCAGATGCGGGACTGGCTGCCGGCGCCCATTGGCGGCGTGCTCTGGTTCGGCGTGGATGACACCTTCACCACCGTCTACACGCCCATGTACGCCGGCATCCGGCAGGTGCCGCGCAACTTCGCGCAGGGCGTGGCCAGCCGCGGTGAGTTCTCCTGGGACTCGTCCTTCTGGGTGTTCAACTGGGTGTCGAACCAGGCCTACGCGCGCTGGAGCGACATGGTGGTGGACGTGCAGCGCGAGCAGGGCGCCCTGGAGGGCCAGTTCCTCGCGGACCAGGCCGACATCGAGAAGCGCGCCCAGGAGCAGTTCAAGCGCAGCCCCGAGGAGGCGCGGCAGTACCTCACCGACTACTCGCTCCAGCAGGGCGAGAAGGTCCACACCCGCTGGCGCAAGCTCGGTGAGACGCTGCTCGTGAAGTACATCGACGGCAACGTGCGCGACGAGCAGGGCAAGGTGAACCACCCCAAGTACCCGGACGCCTGGTACCGGCGCATCGTGCAGGAGAACGGCAAGGTGTTGCAGATGCCCGCGAAGCCCGCCGCCGCCCCGGCGCCCGCCGCGCCCGCGCAGAAGCCCGCGCCCAAGCCCACCGTGGCCCCCGCGCCGTAG
- a CDS encoding ComEA family DNA-binding protein, whose protein sequence is MRALCAVVVGLLLCGPGVAVAAKTRTQHTGTVNLNEATAAELDLLPGVGEKAAQRIIAHRQKRPFKRVEELVRVKGFGKKKFLKLKAHLALSGPTTLRVETVAAPPERKEVSATND, encoded by the coding sequence GTGAGGGCGCTGTGCGCGGTGGTGGTGGGCCTGCTCTTGTGCGGGCCCGGGGTGGCGGTGGCGGCGAAGACGCGCACGCAGCACACGGGGACGGTCAACCTCAACGAGGCCACCGCGGCGGAGCTGGACTTGCTGCCGGGCGTCGGTGAGAAGGCGGCGCAGCGCATCATCGCGCACCGCCAGAAGCGGCCCTTCAAGCGCGTGGAGGAGCTGGTGCGCGTGAAGGGCTTCGGCAAGAAGAAGTTCCTCAAGCTCAAGGCGCATCTGGCGCTGAGCGGGCCCACGACGCTGCGAGTCGAAACGGTGGCCGCCCCTCCTGAGAGAAAGGAGGTGAGCGCGACGAACGACTGA
- a CDS encoding sensor histidine kinase, which translates to MADPCVDADRKLTEERLALLSVLQELTVAALDLFHPNKSADAFMDRIAERLGCTVALWVQVDARGQVGLQGASGLSAASRRLPIPTPSEPAGKQGPAALGLPFPELETPGLVRWSLPIMATGAEPSASALLLYFDREPRLPRQYRGMVERLGGVLRTVLMHRRLFTRTLDSERALQHERDFSAAVLDTARALVIVLDAEGRIVRFNRACQEVTGYSFEELRGARFWQQLQAPEEAARVERDFAQLAAGQGRTQYEGCWLTRAGERRLISWSSNVLRGQTGAVEFIIGTGIDITEQRRAEQERDQTFLREQQARARAEAQEGRSAFLSEASGLLAGSLVPEDALRDVAALTVQQFADWCAVDLLVGDHSPQRVAVARSQALRARWPERDDAAPPDLNATHGPGRVLRRGEPEFFLEGCDAAAPGCGVLEFPSWLSVPLLARGRTLGALTLARLDGGNRYGLAERILAQELARRAAMAVDNARLYQEAQQAIGLRDEFLSVASHELKTPVTSLQLSIQGLLRRARSGALRTSSAETVARSVEGIERQAMRMAKLVNTLLDVSRIHAGRLELELEEVDLAALVRDIAARFAPELALSGAALQVHADTPMPGLWDRSRLDQIVTNLLSNAIKYGEGKPIEMQVGGDARTALLEVRDQGIGIPGERQALIFRAFERAVSSRHYGGLGLGLHIVSQLVERLGGVVRVQSEAGRGATFTVALPRGGPAAPRPAPADLPLDAEPA; encoded by the coding sequence ATGGCGGACCCTTGCGTGGACGCGGACCGGAAGCTCACCGAGGAGCGACTCGCGCTGCTGAGCGTGCTCCAGGAGCTCACCGTCGCGGCGCTCGACCTCTTCCACCCGAACAAATCCGCGGACGCGTTCATGGACCGCATCGCGGAGCGGCTGGGCTGCACGGTGGCCCTCTGGGTCCAGGTGGATGCGCGGGGGCAGGTCGGCCTCCAGGGCGCGAGCGGGCTCTCCGCCGCGTCCCGCCGGCTCCCCATCCCCACCCCTTCCGAGCCCGCCGGGAAGCAGGGGCCCGCCGCGCTGGGGCTGCCCTTCCCGGAGCTGGAGACGCCGGGGCTCGTGCGCTGGTCCTTGCCCATCATGGCCACGGGCGCGGAGCCCAGCGCCAGCGCGCTGCTGCTGTACTTCGACCGGGAGCCGCGCCTGCCACGACAGTACCGAGGCATGGTGGAGCGCCTCGGCGGCGTGCTCCGGACCGTGCTCATGCACCGGCGGCTCTTCACGCGGACGCTGGACAGCGAGCGCGCCCTCCAGCACGAGCGAGACTTCAGCGCGGCGGTGCTGGACACGGCCCGCGCGCTCGTCATCGTCCTGGACGCGGAGGGCCGGATCGTCCGCTTCAACCGCGCCTGCCAGGAGGTGACCGGCTACTCCTTCGAGGAGCTGCGCGGCGCGCGGTTCTGGCAGCAGCTCCAGGCTCCGGAAGAAGCGGCGCGTGTCGAGCGGGACTTCGCCCAGCTCGCCGCGGGCCAGGGGCGGACACAGTACGAGGGTTGCTGGCTCACGCGCGCGGGGGAGCGCCGCCTCATCTCCTGGTCCAGCAACGTCCTCCGCGGCCAGACGGGGGCGGTCGAATTCATCATCGGCACCGGCATCGACATCACCGAGCAACGCCGGGCCGAGCAGGAGCGCGACCAGACCTTCCTGCGCGAGCAGCAGGCGCGGGCCCGGGCCGAGGCGCAGGAGGGGAGGTCCGCGTTCCTGTCAGAAGCCTCCGGCCTGCTCGCCGGCTCGCTCGTCCCCGAGGACGCGCTCCGGGACGTGGCGGCGCTGACCGTCCAACAATTCGCGGACTGGTGCGCGGTGGACCTGCTGGTCGGCGACCATTCCCCTCAGCGAGTCGCGGTGGCCCGCTCCCAGGCCCTGCGGGCCAGGTGGCCCGAGAGGGACGACGCCGCGCCGCCGGACCTCAATGCCACGCACGGCCCGGGGCGGGTGCTCCGCCGCGGTGAGCCGGAGTTCTTCCTCGAGGGCTGCGACGCCGCGGCGCCCGGGTGCGGAGTCCTCGAGTTCCCGTCCTGGCTGTCGGTGCCGCTCCTCGCGCGCGGCCGGACGCTCGGCGCGCTCACCCTCGCCCGGCTGGACGGCGGGAACCGCTATGGCCTGGCCGAGCGCATCCTCGCGCAGGAGCTGGCGCGCCGCGCGGCCATGGCCGTGGACAACGCCCGGCTCTATCAGGAGGCCCAGCAGGCCATCGGCCTTCGCGATGAGTTCCTCTCCGTCGCCTCCCACGAGCTGAAGACCCCGGTCACCTCGCTCCAGCTCTCCATCCAGGGCCTGCTGCGCCGCGCCCGGTCGGGAGCGCTCCGCACCAGCTCGGCGGAGACCGTGGCCCGCTCCGTTGAAGGCATCGAGCGCCAGGCGATGCGCATGGCGAAGCTCGTCAACACGCTGCTCGATGTCTCGCGCATCCATGCCGGGCGGCTCGAACTGGAGCTGGAGGAGGTGGACCTCGCCGCGCTGGTCCGGGACATCGCGGCGCGCTTCGCCCCCGAGCTGGCCCTCTCCGGCGCCGCGCTCCAGGTTCACGCCGACACACCCATGCCAGGACTCTGGGACCGCTCTCGGCTCGACCAGATTGTCACCAACCTGCTCTCGAACGCCATCAAGTACGGCGAGGGCAAGCCCATTGAAATGCAGGTCGGCGGGGACGCCAGGACCGCCCTCCTGGAAGTGAGGGACCAGGGAATCGGCATCCCGGGGGAACGACAGGCGCTGATATTCCGGGCCTTCGAGCGCGCGGTGTCGTCGCGCCACTACGGAGGGCTGGGCCTGGGCCTCCATATCGTCAGCCAGCTCGTTGAACGGCTGGGAGGCGTGGTCCGGGTCCAGAGCGAGGCGGGGCGCGGCGCCACCTTCACGGTCGCGCTCCCACGCGGCGGCCCCGCCGCGCCGCGGCCCGCTCCAGCGGACCTGCCCCTGGACGCGGAGCCCGCATGA